In the Primulina eburnea isolate SZY01 chromosome 15, ASM2296580v1, whole genome shotgun sequence genome, CTACATTAGATGAGTTTTGAACTTTTAAATGAATTTTGCTTACCACAACATAGATAGTTTCCTGTAAATAGAATGAGATGATTGTCATTTTGGAATGGTACTTAAGCGTGAATGTATAATATCCTATCAACAAAATTAAGAAATAAAGCAATTTGTTAATAAAGAAATTTTATCATAGAAATCtgaatttttttatgatttttggaaggttggaaaattttaaaatctttgaAGTAATATGTagaatatataatttactttaaTGGTAAAATTTTAAAGGATTTGAATTTTTGAGTTTTACGACGATCTTTTGTCGTGATTCTGgtaagaaaaatgaaaattacaataaatTGTAATCTATGTGTGTGGTATCAATAATTAAGTTTCACGTTTGACTGGATTCGGTGTAATAAATTACGTGTATCATTCTTTGTCATGATCCTCTCTGGGCGTGTATAAATTTCCACTTCATTTCATAGTCGCCTCACACTTTGGCATATCCTTGTCTTGTTTTCTTGCTTGTCACTCTATGTTTAATGTGCACAattttttctctccttttgaATCTCACtcgattttataaaattttgttcTCACAAAGCCTCTTCTTTTCTCCCTGTTCTTTAACTTTTTGATTTCTCTAATCTCTTCCTTGTGATTCTGAGTTTATCTTGTATCGATTGCCAAAATTAAACAAAAGGAAATGCCCAATCAGGACACACTAATCGCCTGTCGTGTGTGTGACCAAGTTTTCTTTGACAACAAAAGCCTATTTGACCATTATATGAGGCTACATGTTGGAAGCTTTGAGGCTTCAGTGAATGGTAGAAACTTCTTTTCAGGTGCTTCACATATTACTTGCTTCGCCTCAGTGCCATTGACTAATGTTAATTCTGCTGCTAATCTCTACTTTGGACCAAATTCTTCACAAAGAGTTACCCCAACATCAGACCTTTCGGTAGGTGGCAACTATGTGGCGCCAGAACCTTTGAGAAATTTTATGCAACTGAGAGGTCCTGCCTCAACACCAAGGCCTCAGTTGTCTCCATTTTCATCAAATTTCCATTCAGCCATAAGCACCAGCATGTTATCTTCACGTCCTAGACAATCGTCTAACTCCAGCTTTAGGTTTGCATCTCAGCCTACTGGAGAATTAAGTTTCCGTTCTCCTAGAAGCCAAATAACCCTGGGTATCTCTAATTCACATTTCAATGCATCTACTTCAAAGCCTACCAGACCGTTAAACTGTCATTCACCAATAGATGTTGGTGCATTAACTGCAGAATCGATGTCAGGTGGTACCTGTAGTCTTTCTCGCATGACAAAGAGATCTCTCTTGAAATCAACTAGGCAAAGTGAGGTCCAGAATCTTGCTTTCAGCGCATCTACTTCAAAACCTACCAGACCATTAAACTTTCATTCACCAATAGATGTTGGTGCATTAACTGCAAAATCCATGTCAGGTGGTACCTGTAGTCTTTCTCGCATGACGAGGAGATCTCTCTTAAAATCAACTAGGCAAAGTGAGGTCCAGAATCTTGTCGCCGGCTGTACAGAGCCCTATATAATGCAGCTGGAGCATCCCATTCAAGAGATGACAGTGGTGGATCCTTTTGACAACGGTGTTGACAATTTTAAACCAGATGACATAGACCTGACATTGAAGCTTTGATACCTCTGCTTGTCATATTCCCAGGAAGGAACATAATTTATTGGTTTCATTAGGGATCAAATTCACAATTTGTTTGGAACATCCTAAAATTCAGATCCGCATTTTAAATCTtcagttattttatgagttcTTTTGAATGAGTAGATTTGTGGTAGGCAATTATGATTTTCAAAATAGACTTCTGGACATATATAACGAAGTCATTATTTCAATACCTGAATATTCCTCCATCCTAACCCTAGGAAACACACACATTTTCTCTCTGTGGTCTATCATCGTTCGCGCAATTTGTCTCGTGGCTTAATTTATTCCCTTTAGTGTATATCATTCTGAATAATTGGAATCTGATTCTCCCTGAGCATGATATAAgcattgattatatgatttatatttttACTGGAGTTGAACGTAAAACGGTCCAATGTTGGAATATATTTGTTAGAAAGCAACAGATCCTGGCATCATCTTTGAGGATGATATAACCATTGATGATATGAAAATTTAGATTGTTCAGTGGAGTTAAATAGACAAGTGCATCTGTGTTGGAACATATTTGTTAAGACTTGGGAAGCAACAGACTTTTGCTCTGATTTGCATAATTACTACTTCCTATACAATTATTGATCTATATagtctacaatttacatagaaaaCACTCGAAAGAACTGAAGAATTAGAACTCAAGGAAGTGGGATATGCGATGGAGGAAAGCAAATTTTGTGAAAGTTTAACACAAAAATCTGCAGGTAACTTGGTTTTTCTGAGGCCTCTTCGGGAAGCACAGCAAGTTTATCCTACCAAAGCATGATTTTGAACCCCTTATCTACGGGGGATCAATTATCTTTTGTTCTCAACATAGGATGGTTTGATATATGTGTGGAAAGTTTGGATAATCTTTTCTTTGCTTGCTCCTTCAGTCGCTCGATTTAGAATAGAGTTTGAGATTGGATTGATATTCGTTTTGCCATGAGGAGTCCATTGAAGCGCTTCAAGAAAGCATATCATGGCACATCTCGGATTGTGAAGGCTAGAGCTCTGGCTTTCTCTCTATGATATACTTCATTTGGATGTCCATGAACACCAAGCGCTCTGGTGACACTCTCCTGATTTAGATAGCCTGTTTTTCAGAATTAATTGTATGCTTTTCGTTTTATGAATACTCTATATCCTTGTGATACATTTACGAGTGATTTAGTTACACTCCATTTTTCTTGGCAATTCAAATAAATCCTTGCCGTTGTTCACATTCCTCATCATTGGCCGCAAGCGGAAACATGATGGAGCCACCCTGAAATGGGACACCGCCACCGCCTTAGACTGCAAGATGGTGTGGTCTTCCCCAGCAATGGAGTTGCCCAGCTTCCAAGAAAATCAGAAGCACTTTAAATTGAACTAGTTGCcatggaagaagaagaagaagaaaaagctAGAAAATGCTTGATTTCTCTTGGAGAAGAACTCTTTGTGGCGGAGTTTAGTTAATATTATGTAGTTTGAATTGCCCGAGTGGAAGGACTATAGGAGTTCCAGTGCTAGTTTGTTGCCTTTGGTTTTCTACCAGATTTGATGTCTTCTTTGGAGCAATAACTACTTGGCTTtagaattttctttttcattatttatatattactacatttctttaaaaaaaaatagtttgttTTATTTAAGTCGACAAAAAAAAAGAGATCTTATATTTTTAATgatagagtaggtctcatgcaAGATTATTACAGTCGTACAGATCTATATATGTGAGATGAATCAATtcgtttaaataaaaaaatacttattttttcaTGAGTCGATCGAATCGGAGATTAGTATGACAAAATTGATCTGTGATACAGTATAATTTGAGTTTTTGTGATCaaattatgtgattttatttttcatttatttaatttgtaataAGTAGCTACTCCATGAGGATAAGTATTTTGCAGCAATCCATCCAATTGGAatacacaaattttattaaagttCTTTTAGTTTTCATTTGCGAATATACTTATAATTTTACTAAATTGATTCATCATGTAAATATCTTGTAAATAATTAGGCCTATAATGATAAGTTAGactgaaataaaataagaaCAAATGAAATGAGAATGCAAATAAAGAAACATAAATATTTCACATCTTTAATAAGCAATTTATCCATGTTAATAATATGATTTTctcaataaatatttaatttttttattgataacAATATTATGTTGGCAGAACTAACATAAATAacgttatatattttattttatagtaTGTTGAAGTACacctaaataaaaaattataatactataattaattgaagaAAAAATGAAATGTAAATTCTGATTAAGTGTAGGGGTAAGAATGGAATTTAAAGGATCCATTATATATCACGGAACTTCGAATCTGATCCCTTCATCTCCAACTCCGCGACGCGAACCTTTTCCATTTCTCGTTCACTCACTTCTGCAGTGGGCTTTCTGGGTCCTAATTCATTAAATCCTCCATTTCTGGCACAGATTCCTCGGGACTACACATGGATTCAGATCGGGGGAAGCTGTTTGTTGGAGGGATCTCGTGGGAGACGGACGAGGAGAAGCTGAAGGAATACTTTCAAGGCTACGGAGAAGTGTTGCAGACCGCGGTGATGAGAGATAAGTTATCTGGAAAGCCGAGGGGATTTGGTTTCGTTGTATTTGCGGATCCAGACATTCTTGATAGGGTTCTTCAAGATGGGCATGTAATTGATGGTCGAACGGTATGATTAGTACAAAagatatatttttgttttactTTTTGGAAATATACCTGCGATTGGTACGTGAGTCGTGAGAACATTGAGCTTCCTTCATGATATGTGTTTCTGGGCATGAAATGTTACTTCTGTTTGGAATTGggtttcattattatttttatttgtgaagCTTTTTTCTTTCCTATTTTTGGTGGACAAGTTTTAGATTGCTGTTACTTTTGTAGCATGCTGACATCTAGTATATTCCAATGATTTGTTTCCACTTCTCGATTTGTTAGTTTACTTTAATTGACGTATAATTACTTCCTGTTATCTTGTTATTATTTCATTTAGCAGTTAAAGTTAtggaattttatatatatatatatatatatatatatattatatatatatatatatatatcaggatACTTCTCTGCTTTTTACtggtatgtatatgtatctggTCCGATGAAAAATTGGTCCTTGTTTTTTTATGAATATGTGGCAGTAAATGAATCAATGCAACATTGTTATTGCTAGCACTTGAGGCAATAGGAATGCTTTTAGTAATGCGTTGCCTTCTTCTGTTTCAAATGTTTCTAGGAGTTGAAAAGTTTCCGAGACTTCTAATTgttattacttttttatgaaGGTACCCGCTTTCAGTTTTCTTGTTTGGAGTCATTTTAATGTCTTGGACTGTGATATTTGACTGACCAATAATAGCATATCTACCTTGATTGAATGGAAACTATATCTGACTCACTAAGCAAGTCAGTACTCATATGTTTTGctctttatttgatttttcttttttttttcctgggTGTTAATTTGGTGGTTTGTGTTATTGATTAACTTTTCTTGAGTGGTTGGGATTCTGAGTGTCATTCTGATTATTTGCTTTATGAAATATCTTAACCTTGGTTTAAATATCTTTGTATATTATTTCGTATTCTTTAGTTTTATTTACCTCAGGTGACATTCATTGCTTTAGTATAGTTTTCCTGGAGAAGACTGTGTaagtttcctttttctttagatGTCGTATTATGTAGTGAGAATGAGTGAACAGTAATGGGAAAGGCAGAGGGAGTGGGGGAGTTTGTGGTAGGAATAGTGAGATATTTGACCGACCTTAgagttgatttatttttaaagttaTTTATGCATTGAGAATCTATAGAAAACGCATCTTTCATTGTGGATTTCTTTGTGTATAGTAGTGTTCTTATTTCATAGATTGATCAGGCTGTAAAATACCTCCCTGTGTAATATGTGATATTGTTAACCGCAGGATTTTGTTCGTTTTCCTGACTAGGTTGAGGCTAAAAGAGCTTTATCAAGAGATGAACAACAAGTTGCTAAAGTTGGGAACCCTGGTGGTGTCAGAAATTCTGGAGGTGGTGGAAGTAACAGGACCAAGAAGATATTTGTTGGTGGTTTGCCACCAACTCTGAGTGAGGATGGTTTTCGGCAATATTTTGAAGCTTATGGCATGGTAACTGATGTAGTAATAATGTATGATCAGCAAACCAATCGTCCTCGTGGATTCGGCTTCATTTCATTTGATTCTGAGGAAGCAGTAGATAGGGTTTTACACAAGACATTCCACGACTTAGATGGTAAGCAGGTGGAAGTTAAGCGTGCTCTTCCCAAAGATGCCAACGTTGCTGGGAGCGCAAGATCTATGGGTGGTGGGACTGGTGGCAACAGAGTAGGATATCAAGGTTATGGGTCTTCCGTTGGtaattcaagctcttatgatggTGGAATGGAGACGAAATACATGCAGCAACAAAATGCTGGCGGTGGGTATCCTTCTTATGGTTCGTCTGGATACAATGCACATACCCCTGGTTTTGGGTATGTTAATGGCATGGGCTACGGCTATGGGAGTTATGGCGGTGCCAATCCAGGATATAGCAGTCCTGCTGCCGGAGGCTATGCAAATCCAAATACTGGATATGGTGGTGGTCCACCAAATGCTCCAAGGAGTTCATGGGGTTCACAGGCTCCCACAGGATACGGCTATGGAAGCTCGCAATGGGGTGCTGCTGGCAGACCTGGAAGTGGTGGGGCTGCTATTATTGGTCAGTCTTCAAGTGGTTCTACTGGATATGTGAATCAGGGTTATGCTTATGGTGGGTATGGAGGAAATGACGGGAGTTATGGAAACCAAGCTGCTTATGGGGGTGTAGGTGGGCGTCCAACAAGTGGCCCAAATGGTAATACTCCCACAGGAGATCTTCAAGCTGGTACTGGCAGTTACATGGGAGGTGCTTATGGTGATGGAAGTGGTAATGCAGGCTATGCAAATTCAGGATGGCGATCTGATCCATCATTTAATGTGCAACCTGGTGACCAAGGTGGCTATGGAGGTAGTTATGGTAGTGCTTCAAATCGACAGGCTCAGCAGCAGTAATTTTTTGCTATGTTCGTCTATTTTATTGGGGATCTTACACATAAATGTGTCTCGTATTTGCAAAATGACAGATATTATGCGACTGAACGGATTGCTTAAATTTGCAGAATTGTTGTTGGTTTGTCCTTATTTCGAGTCATAATAAGTATTCTTCAGGAGTAGTCTCTTTTTAATCAGTTTCTTTGCTTTGAGTTGTAGTTTTAAATTTGGTTTGCCTATAGTTTTATTCATTACCTGTTCCAGTAACCATGTTCattgtgtttgagatattttagTATTTATCGTAACTTGTTTGAGTTCACTGCTGGTGAGTTATTAAACTTGACGTGCAGCCTTGTGTGACATGAAAACTTTCTTTATTACATTTTATGGTTGTGAGGTTTTGTTACTTCTCTTATTGGTAAAGTTAATGAAGTTTCAGGAACCTACTATTATGGGAACAGATCGCCTTAATGACATTTAGTGGAATTTATTCGGCTATTCCCAGCTCGTTCTAGAACAATTAGGTAGTGATGATATTTATTGGGGTTAGCAGTCAACTGAATTGTGTATTCGTTTAGCTGTACGAAATTGGATAAATCTGTTTAGTAATGGATGGCTGGCGATAGTGGAATATCAATTATCCATAGGCTTCACATGCACATATGGTATTTTCTTTATGTTGTAGTTGTAGAATTTTCTAGGGCATAACCATTTGCTTAAGTAATGAAGAAGGGAAACGGTCAAGATGGTTTCTGAATTTTGATAAATATTATCTATCAAATAGTCAATATATACTAAAAAAGGTTATATTCTTCAAGAAATCCTAGGCAAGGTATATGAAATTCTCCTTTTTTCATACTTCTCGCGTAACAATAGTctaaaaaataacttaaaagcAACCATGATTCCATCTCTCTCCCCGTTCAAACCACCGTATCTGAGTCTCTTGCATACAAAATATCCATTACAATGTTGTTACAATATTCATCTTCTCTCTCCTCTCTCCAACCCGCATACATGAAGAAATTCCACCGTAAGGTAGATCGTCCGTTGGTGATGCCTTGGAAAGGGCATGAGTCGTCCTTGCACTCGGATAGACTTGTCAAAACGGGCTGGCGGGGCGGGCCAGCCCGCCATTTTTGCGGGCCTCTAAATGGCCAACCCAGCCCAACCTATCTTGGGCCGCGGGTTACGCGGGCCGACCCGCttgttttttaacaaaaaaatgcTAATTATTATTATAGTAAACATATAAGAAAAAGGTAAATTGTTTAAACCATAAAAAGTAAATTGTTTAAACCATTAAAATAAGAAACTAAGAAAGCATACAAcataatccataaaaaataaattgtttaaaccaaacatgaagAAACTAAATAAATACAATAAAGTCTATTCTCATTAAACTCAATTCAATCTTCATCTTCTACAATAGCTCCCTCCACTGTTTCTTTATCAAAAATTTCAACAACATTGGATCCTTCTCGGGACGAAGTTGTTTTTAAATTTGCACATTCATCATCATCTGCATCTAAAAGACACGGAGTAAGCCAATATATCAATTTAAGAAAAGTTatatttatatctatatatctatatatataagtgAAATTACCATAAACATAACCACGCAACCAGTTACGCGTGCAAATAAGAGCTTGCACTTTTTCAGGAAGGATGCGACTTCTATACTTGGTGAACACATGAGCACCAATGGAAAAAGTTGACTCTGATGCAACGGTAGTTATGGGGATAGACAAAATATCGCATGCCATCAATGAAAGTGAAGGGTATCGATGCTTATGATTCTTCCAATGCTCCACAACAtctaaattttgataatatacAAATTCAAGCTTTGGGTCCTCCAAATAAAGATCTAATTCAGATTTTCCTGCACTTCTAATGGTTTGACTCTCATATGCCATGATTTCCTACATCAATTAACTTATGGTAAagcaatatatatatttaaaaacaaaCCAAACAATGAATATAAGAAATAGAAaagaaataaatcattttaatacttacatcataGATTCTTTTgcctttatttttaatttctcctCCACTTTGAGTATGTGAAATTGTAACAGAAGATAATTTTGGTTGTGAAGAACTTGTCTGATTGGTGTTAGAATACTGCTCAAAGAGCTTATACAACTTTGTCTTCACAATCAACATCTTCTCTTGGCATTTTGTAGGATCATCAAGCTTTGAATAAAAAAACTCTAACATAGAAAGCTTTATTCGTGGGTCAAGAATAGCCCCAAATGCAAGCACCACGCTATATTGATTCCAATACTTATCAAACTTCTCTTTCATCCTTTTACACATATCACTTATCACAAAATCTTCATTTGACAAGTTCTCATTTAACAAAACCTCGATCTTCCAAACTTGCATGAAGTACAAATTTGATGTAGGATAAGAAGAACCCGAGATCAAATTAGTAGTATCATAAAATGGCTCAAGAAATTCACAtattttttctcttcttttccaCTCTTCAATTGAAGgacaatatttataattattatcatTCAATTGAAGAGAAGAAAATGCCTTTTTATATTTGATGGCACTATCTAACATCAAATATGTTGAATTCCAACGAGTAGGCACATCCAATCTCAAGCCAATACCACTGTCAACGTTACCAACTGCTCTCACACATTCTTCAAATTTTCTCATCCTACCCTCCGAGCCTTTCACATACTTGACAGATTCTctaattttattcaaagctacaCTAGCTATTTTGAGACCTTCTTGGACAATGAGATTCAATATATGAGCACAACAACGAACATGAAAAAATTCACCATCACACAACAAGCTATCATGCAACGAGAGTCGTTCTTTCAAAATGGCTTGCATATTATCATTACTTGATGCATTATCCAATGTCAAAGAGAAAACTTTTTTCTCGATCCCCCATTCCTTCAAAAAACCaaacaattttgatgctaatTCGACTCCTGAGTGTGGAGGAGGCATATGAGCAAAGCTAAGTATTTTACTATTCAATTTCCCATCATCATCAACAAAGTGGGCACTCAAGCAAATGTAGCCCTCACTAGTGCATGCAGTCCATACATCTGAAGTTAAACAAATTCTGTTTTTTATGTTAGCCAAAGTTTGCCTAAGTTTCTCTTTCTCTCTCATGTAGATTCTTGAAATGTCGGAAACAAGAGTATTTCTAGAAATACAAAGCACGTCAGGATTTATATATTTAACCCAAGCTCTAATTCCATCATACTCGATAAAAGAAAATGGCAAATCATGCTTAATAACGGCAGCAGCTAATAACTCACGTGAAATTTTTTGATCTATTTTTTTTGACCTCATGTTCCCATCATGATCAATAATCATTTGTCCAACATCATGAAATTTTACCATTTTGCAATTTTGAAGATGACGCCTTAATGTTGAAGTCCCGTATTGTTTTCCCCCACATTTATACTCTTTCTTGCATGCCTTACATTCGGCTCTTTGTATACCATCTTGACCAATCTCTTTTTTCGTAAAATAATTCCAGACATCAGAATATTCTTTAGGCTTTTTTGATGCAGCTTCCTCCTGACCATGCTTGTTGTTTCCAATTTCCTCGTATTCATCTATGTTATTACTTTGGTTTATGGTAGAATCCATAATCTACAAATACAATAGTGAAAAATATTAGTAACTTGAGTCATTTCAATCACAACAAATACAATGGTgggatttaaaaagaaaaaaaaaagaggacaGTGCTTGAGCAGGAGAGATAAATATACACCACAAAAGAAATGTTAGTAAACAATGGTGTTTATAAGAAATCAGGTATAAATTACGTTAAAAAAATATACACCACAAAAGAAATCCATCCATAAACTTagataaaattaaattttaagtaCTTGAGCAGGAGAGATAAACAATAATGGAAAGAATATGATTCAGTTAAATAACATAAAATTGGGAATGAGTATTTTACACACACACTAACCACTTCCTTGTAACTTACAAGGAAACAGAAAGCAGTGTTAGAAGCTCGTGGATAAAaatgttttcattttcttggTGTTTCCATTTCATCTACTTCTACACTAAGAaatgttttcattttctttttcttggtGTTTCTAACTTTTTATATCGATAGAAGCTCGTGGATAAAAATGAAAACAGGAAATCCCTTGAAGGGCAAGAAGTGAGTGAAGTGCTAATCAAATTGGCTAGAGAAACTGAAGAATTGGCATCGAAGGAGAAGGATATATTCAGTCGAGTTCTTAAGAAATGGCACCCGAATTCTGCTGGGGTTGCAGCTGTTACACTGCACACTTGCTACGGGACATTACTAAAGCAGTACTTAACGGGCACGACTATGCTCAAGAATGAAACAGTTTTGGCGTTGAAAAGGGCTGGGAAATCGGAGAAACTTTTAGTACAGATGGTAGATTGGTAGTTGAGGACTCTGCTGAATGTGAAGATGGAGGCAAGGCAATTGTGAGAGAAATGGAATCCGATAGAAACTGttaatttttttcataattCTACAGGCATGGAATCCGATAGATTCACatagattaaaaaaaaacccaCATAGACATGGAATCCGATAGATCATAGATGCACACAGTTTAGAGAAAGTAGAACCACGTAGATTCAAAAAAAAGAAAAGCATAAAGATTCAGAAAAAAACACAGAGATtcaaaaaaagaagaagcacAGAAACTTAGATTTTACCTGAGTGATGGATGGAGGGAGGCGCTGTAGAAAAATGAAAAGGAAATTAGAGACGAGAGTGATGGACTGATGGAGACGCAGAGTGATGAGCCGCAGCCGCGCAAGAGAGAGATGGAGTGAGGCGTAGAAAAATAAGGACAAAATTAAGAGATTCAGAATTTACCCTAGTTTGGCGGGCCAGCCCGCCCCGTCTTGACCCACAACCCAAATGGGCTCAGCCCGTTTGGCCCACCTCCAAACGGGCTGTTATTTTATCAACCCAACCCGCTCAATTTGTATAGCGGGGCGGGCCGGCCCGACGGGCCTAACCCAATTTGACAACTCTACACTCGGACATGAAAAAAGGACCAAAGCAGTACTAGTCCAGAATTGGTCATGGGAAGCCAAGTGGAGATCGGGTGGAAGCCGGCTCGGATAAAGAAATAGTAACTTGTTTAAACAATCCCGAACATGCTGTAACTCGATAAGCACAATAGACCATTATGGAGTCATACAAGCCCGAGCTCATATTCTTGGTCGGGCAAGACATGTTTGAATTATACCGCCCGAATGTAAAAAGTGTCTGGCTAGATAGGGAATCCCTTGGCATCATGGGCACTTGCAACACTCTGGAGTCTTCTCTGACCAGACAAGACATGGTACCCAAAAAGATCAAGTTAAGTGATCGTGGACTATGCTCACCGATAACCAAGGGTCTGTTCCCCTCCACGTTTCCAGGCCATACGACCCGGGCTCACCTTACCCGGTCACTAGCAAGAACTGTCCGCACTGGTTCCTTCCTACTCAGACCGACCATGAGGAGATGAGAGCGGGGCCTATAAGTATGGTCACCATACCTTGCAATCATTAACATGACAAATCAATGCTCATGACAAGACCAAAGACAATATGGGTCGACATGCCTACTGTCAGAAAATTGGATATGCGTAGATGTCTAATCAGGAACAATGCCCACGTGCTACAATCGAGGTCATCTCCTCCCCTTTAAATATTCAGGTTTGCTCATTCATTTGAGACATGAGATATTGCATTCTAATGTATTCAATAAATGTTCTCTCTACTTAGTGAGCCATGTACTGAATTGAGCATCGAAGTTGCCCCATCAAAAACTCTTCCGGCGCCTCACTGACGTTTTCTTGTTTGTATGCAGATCATCTGACCCAGACTCATCCCATCATGTCAAAAATCTTTACAGGCAAAGTACACATATATGCCCGGTAGATTGCCTTCCAAGCTCATCCAATCGACCCAAACATCATCATCCATAGACTTCTTCTGTCCAGAATCAATCCAAATATTAGCTCCGAAAAGAGATCGCTCGAATAAACTTGCATGGGAACCGAGTCCGACCTCTTATCGCCATTTGGAGAAATCGACGGCCTTGACCGGACTACTTCCAGGTAGCAGCCTACGAGGTGTTCTTCACAACATGCTGATCATCCTATGGATTCAGCAGCAAGGTGCCCTCACCTACTATAGCTCTTCCGATGCCCGAGAGGGTGAACACGGGTCAAGTCCTGGTTCCCCAGACAAGTCTCCGAGTGTGGGGATGGCCGTGTCTAGCACAGTGAAGAAGGAGGCATGGGGTTTGAAAATGCTGAAGTGCTTGCCGTCGTACGTCGAGGCACTCCAGCTCTTGCGGGTCAAACCCGTTGTCCCTGAGCTGAGCGGGTTCGAGTCCaaagtgttagagtagatgccctgcaagccaacggttggctagggattttattgactcaagtgaaataaacaatctttattttaatataattta is a window encoding:
- the LOC140813976 gene encoding heterogeneous nuclear ribonucleoprotein 1-like, giving the protein MDSDRGKLFVGGISWETDEEKLKEYFQGYGEVLQTAVMRDKLSGKPRGFGFVVFADPDILDRVLQDGHVIDGRTVEAKRALSRDEQQVAKVGNPGGVRNSGGGGSNRTKKIFVGGLPPTLSEDGFRQYFEAYGMVTDVVIMYDQQTNRPRGFGFISFDSEEAVDRVLHKTFHDLDGKQVEVKRALPKDANVAGSARSMGGGTGGNRVGYQGYGSSVGNSSSYDGGMETKYMQQQNAGGGYPSYGSSGYNAHTPGFGYVNGMGYGYGSYGGANPGYSSPAAGGYANPNTGYGGGPPNAPRSSWGSQAPTGYGYGSSQWGAAGRPGSGGAAIIGQSSSGSTGYVNQGYAYGGYGGNDGSYGNQAAYGGVGGRPTSGPNGNTPTGDLQAGTGSYMGGAYGDGSGNAGYANSGWRSDPSFNVQPGDQGGYGGSYGSASNRQAQQQ
- the LOC140813839 gene encoding uncharacterized protein, giving the protein MPNQDTLIACRVCDQVFFDNKSLFDHYMRLHVGSFEASVNGRNFFSGASHITCFASVPLTNVNSAANLYFGPNSSQRVTPTSDLSVGGNYVAPEPLRNFMQLRGPASTPRPQLSPFSSNFHSAISTSMLSSRPRQSSNSSFRFASQPTGELSFRSPRSQITLGISNSHFNASTSKPTRPLNCHSPIDVGALTAESMSGGTCSLSRMTKRSLLKSTRQSEVQNLAFSASTSKPTRPLNFHSPIDVGALTAKSMSGGTCSLSRMTRRSLLKSTRQSEVQNLVAGCTEPYIMQLEHPIQEMTVVDPFDNGVDNFKPDDIDLTLKL